In Populus trichocarpa isolate Nisqually-1 chromosome 12, P.trichocarpa_v4.1, whole genome shotgun sequence, a genomic segment contains:
- the LOC7487104 gene encoding protein LONGIFOLIA 1 isoform X1, which produces MAAKLLHSLADDNPDLQKQIGCMTGIFQIFDRHQVLTGRRLNTKMLPPGDFHYKNGRSERENTAVDSHLNRSLIEKQRISTESSRASFSSSCSSSLSSLDCNKTAQPEASSFDRIIFPETHSRDPVITQPNTSAHSGRQSFDLRDVVKDSMYREARGLSVKTTAKEEAMSHIVKHKDSPRPSQASRYADGSYGVGKTGKQNASPVDLKESLGVLAKLREAPWYNNETKERPRSLYEAKDGSWHTIRKDAPRFSCDGQEINHLSFESRDTIKSTPKLTELPRLSLDSRVISMRGSNTDSRSNYLSKDIQSSSNSNEEIFNLQQSCETQKRPPSVVAKLMGLEELPDSAYNSYSQPGLIQNLPVEHDNSFSRSLKINDLNRPIRIPKSPRNSIKDPVSPRWKNPDLVMKPISRQPIEPAPWKQLNGSRSSQEQPFKPAKLSGKTSNSITSVFCDIEMRLKDLEFNQSGKDLRALKQILEAMQAKGLLETSKEEQASNFVPQRVQEPKCSSPGQKPRLLNQQNNHVGVPTNKSSDTLRSCESPIVIMKPAKLVEKSGIPASSVITTAGLHKIPTSGYADSKKGSINSRTTKDQSPRNSKRDSSASSSDKRTAVKNTKSTQSSTRSQQGPKESYTDSVKSSGSVSLRLQQKKLDLEKLSCPPTPPSDTGKPRRQSNRQPTEIGSPGGKHRVKYPKFAESDDQFSQISDESRTSSHQGDDTSLQSDGTVFDLKKGIEVTSTQLFTENYGDLSPTLNATRSLVSGSLQKKSTSMFEEDRTSRELLVAPEHPSPVSVLDALVYRDDALSPVKQIPNMLKGEGAKDSHDQQSEDQWNLADNLSNSVTSVLSIEINPRKLQNIENLVQKLRRLNSTHNEASTDYIASLCENPNPDHRYISEILLASGLLLRDVGSGLTTFQLHPSGYPINPELFMVLEQTKASNSVSKEECRPGKSFHSKPNLEKFHRKLIFDAVNEILVKKLASVGPSPEPWLKSDKLAKKALSAQKLLKELCSDMEQLQIKKSECSLEDEEDGLKSFLWDDVMHRSESWIDFHSEISGIVLDVERLVFKDLVNEIVISEAAGLRTKPRRCRQLFGK; this is translated from the exons atggctGCAAAACTTTTACATTCCTTAGCAGATGATAATCCAGATTTGCAAAAGCAGATAGGGTGCATGACTgggatttttcaaatatttgatCGTCACCAGGTCCTCACCGGTAGGCGCCTCAACACGAAGATGCTTCCTCCAG GTGATTTCCACTACAAAAATGGCAGATCAGAAAGGGAGAACACAGCAGTT GACAGTCATTTAAACAGGAGTTTGATTGAGAAGCAAAGAATTTCTACAGAATCATCAAGAGCATCTTTCTCATCTTCTTGCTCATCTTCCTTGTCGTCTCTGGACTGCAATAAAACTGCTCAACCAGAAGCATCTTCCTTTGACAGAATAATTTTCCCTGAAACTCATTCAAGGGACCCTGTTATAACTCAGCCAAATACCTCTGCACATTCAGGGCGGCAATCTTTTGATCTTCGAGATGTTGTCAAGGATTCTATGTATAGAGAGGCCAGAGGGCTATCAGTCAAAACTACagcaaaagaagaagcaatgaGCCATATAGTGAAGCATAAAGATTCCCCAAGGCCATCACAGGCCTCCAGATATGCTGATGGATCTTATGGAGTTGGGAAAACAGGAAAGCAAAATGCTTCTCCTGTTGATCTCAAGGAGTCTCTTGGAGTTCTTGCTAAACTTCGTGAAGCACCATGGTATAATAATGAAACTAAAGAGCGTCCAAGATCATTGTATGAAGCAAAAGATGGATCTTGGCATACAATTCGAAAAGATGCTCCACGGTTTTCTTGTGATGGACAGGAGATCAATCATTTGTCTTTTGAATCACGAGATACCATTAAGTCCACCCCAAAGCTAACAGAGCTCCCAAGACTTTCACTGGATAGTAGAGTAATTTCAATGCGTGGATCCAACACTGATTCAAGATCAAATTACCTTTCAAAAGATATTCAAAGTAGCAGCAACTCGAATGAAGAGATCTTTAATCTACAGCAATCATGTGAAACTCAGAAACGTCCTCCTAGCGTGGTAGCCAAGCTGATGGGCTTGGAAGAATTGCCAGATTCTGCTTACAACAGCTATAGTCAGCCGGGTTTGATCCAGAACTTGCCCGTGGAACATGATAATTCCTTCTCAAGatcattgaaaataaatgatCTAAACAGACCAATACGAATTCCGAAGTCCCCCAGAAACTCAATAAAAGATCCTGTATCACCACGGTGGAAAAATCCTGATTTGGTCATGAAACCCATTTCAAGGCAGCCAATTGAACCAGCACCATGGAAGCAGCTGAATGGAAGTCGAAGTTCTCAGGAACAACCTTTCAAGCCCGCAAAACTTTCTGGGAAGACATCAAATTCAATCACTTCAGTTTTCTGTGATATTGAGATGAGATTGAAGGATCTTGAGTTCAATCAATCTGGAAAGGATCTCAGAGCTCTTAAACAGATTCTGGAAGCAATGCAGGCTAAGGGGCTCTTGGAGACTAGTAAAGAAGAGCAGGCTTCGAATTTTGTACCCCAAAGAGTTCAGGAACCAAAATGTAGCAGTCCTGGTCAAAAGCCAAGGTTGCTAAACCAACAGAACAATCATGTTGGTGTTCCCACAAATAAAAGTTCTGATACTTTGAGGTCTTGTGAATCCCCAATCGTGATCATGAAACCTGCCAAACTAGTTGAGAAATCTGGTATTCCTGCTTCCTCAGTAATTACAACAGCTGGGCTTCATAAAATTCCAACCAGTGGATATGCAGACAGTAAGAAGGGATCCATTAATAGCCGAACAACTAAAGATCAATCTCCAAGAAACAGCAAGAGAGATTCTTCTGCCAGCTCCAGTGATAAGAGAACTGCTGTCAAGAATACAAAATCAACTCAATCCTCAACAAGATCCCAACAAGGGCCAAAAGAAAGCTACACGGATTCCGTAAAGAGTTCAGGATCTGTGAGCCTGAGACTCCAACAGAAGAAACTTGACCTAGAGAAGCTATCTTGTCCACCTACCCCTCCATCTGATACTGGCAAACCAAGAAGACAATCCAACAGGCAGCCAACAGAAATAGGTTCCCCTGGTGGAAAACACAGGGTAAAATATCCCAAATTTGCAGAGAGTGATGACCAATTTAGTCAGATAAGTGATGAATCAAGAACCTCGAGTCACCAAGGAGATGACACATCTTTGCAATCTGATGGTACTGTTTTTGACTTAAAGAAGGGTATTGAAGTCACCAGCACCCAACTATTTACTGAGAACTATGGTGACCTGAGTCCTACCCTAAATGCTACCAGAAGCTTAGTTTCTGGCTCACTACAGAAA AAATCAACATCGATGTTTGAAGAAGACAGGACATCACGGGAACTTCTTGTTGCACCAGAGCATCCTAGTCCTGTCTCTGTACTTGATGCATTGGTATATAGAGATGATGCATTATCTCCTGTAAAGCAGATACCAAATATGCTCAAAG GGGAAGGCGCTAAAGATTCCCATGACCAACAGAGTGAAGATCAGTGGAACCTTGCAGATAACTTGTCTAACAGCGTGACCTCTGTCCTCTCTATAGAGATCAATCCCAGGAAATTacaaaacattgaaaatttGGTACAAAAGCTTAGACGATTAAACTCCACTCACAATGAAGCGAGCACAGATTACATAGCATCGCTTTGTGAGAACCCAAATCCAGACCACAGATACATTTCAGAGATTTTGTTAGCTTCTGGTCTTCTACTCAGAGACGTTGGCTCTGGCCTGACAACATTTCAACTCCACCCATCAGGTTACCCCATTAACCCAGAGTTATTCATGGTATTGGAGCAAACCAAGGCCAGCAATTCAGTTTCAAAAGAAGAATGTAGACCTGGAAAGTCTTTCCATTCAAAACCAAACCTGGAGAAGTTTCATAGGAAGCTCATATTTGATGCTGTTAATGAAATTCTTGTCAAAAAGTTGGCTTCAGTGGGGCCCTCTCCTGAGCCTTGGTTGAAGTCTGATAAGCTGGCAAAGAAGGCGCTCAGTGCTCAAAAGCTTCTGAAAGAATTATGTTCGGATATGGAACAACTTCAAATCAAGAAATCAGAATGCAGCTTAGAGGATGAGGAGGATGGTTTGAAAAGCTTTTTATGGGATGATGTGATGCATCGGTCAGAGAGCTGGATAGATTTTCACAGTGAGATTTCTGGCATAGTGTTAGATGTTGAGCGTTTGGTCTTCAAGGACTTAGTTAATGAGATTGTGATTAGTGAGGCAGCTGGTTTACGCACCAAACCACGTAGGTGTCGGCAGCTGTTTGGGAAGTAG
- the LOC7487104 gene encoding protein LONGIFOLIA 1 isoform X2: MADQKGRTQQFHLNRSLIEKQRISTESSRASFSSSCSSSLSSLDCNKTAQPEASSFDRIIFPETHSRDPVITQPNTSAHSGRQSFDLRDVVKDSMYREARGLSVKTTAKEEAMSHIVKHKDSPRPSQASRYADGSYGVGKTGKQNASPVDLKESLGVLAKLREAPWYNNETKERPRSLYEAKDGSWHTIRKDAPRFSCDGQEINHLSFESRDTIKSTPKLTELPRLSLDSRVISMRGSNTDSRSNYLSKDIQSSSNSNEEIFNLQQSCETQKRPPSVVAKLMGLEELPDSAYNSYSQPGLIQNLPVEHDNSFSRSLKINDLNRPIRIPKSPRNSIKDPVSPRWKNPDLVMKPISRQPIEPAPWKQLNGSRSSQEQPFKPAKLSGKTSNSITSVFCDIEMRLKDLEFNQSGKDLRALKQILEAMQAKGLLETSKEEQASNFVPQRVQEPKCSSPGQKPRLLNQQNNHVGVPTNKSSDTLRSCESPIVIMKPAKLVEKSGIPASSVITTAGLHKIPTSGYADSKKGSINSRTTKDQSPRNSKRDSSASSSDKRTAVKNTKSTQSSTRSQQGPKESYTDSVKSSGSVSLRLQQKKLDLEKLSCPPTPPSDTGKPRRQSNRQPTEIGSPGGKHRVKYPKFAESDDQFSQISDESRTSSHQGDDTSLQSDGTVFDLKKGIEVTSTQLFTENYGDLSPTLNATRSLVSGSLQKKSTSMFEEDRTSRELLVAPEHPSPVSVLDALVYRDDALSPVKQIPNMLKGEGAKDSHDQQSEDQWNLADNLSNSVTSVLSIEINPRKLQNIENLVQKLRRLNSTHNEASTDYIASLCENPNPDHRYISEILLASGLLLRDVGSGLTTFQLHPSGYPINPELFMVLEQTKASNSVSKEECRPGKSFHSKPNLEKFHRKLIFDAVNEILVKKLASVGPSPEPWLKSDKLAKKALSAQKLLKELCSDMEQLQIKKSECSLEDEEDGLKSFLWDDVMHRSESWIDFHSEISGIVLDVERLVFKDLVNEIVISEAAGLRTKPRRCRQLFGK, from the exons ATGGCAGATCAGAAAGGGAGAACACAGCAGTT TCATTTAAACAGGAGTTTGATTGAGAAGCAAAGAATTTCTACAGAATCATCAAGAGCATCTTTCTCATCTTCTTGCTCATCTTCCTTGTCGTCTCTGGACTGCAATAAAACTGCTCAACCAGAAGCATCTTCCTTTGACAGAATAATTTTCCCTGAAACTCATTCAAGGGACCCTGTTATAACTCAGCCAAATACCTCTGCACATTCAGGGCGGCAATCTTTTGATCTTCGAGATGTTGTCAAGGATTCTATGTATAGAGAGGCCAGAGGGCTATCAGTCAAAACTACagcaaaagaagaagcaatgaGCCATATAGTGAAGCATAAAGATTCCCCAAGGCCATCACAGGCCTCCAGATATGCTGATGGATCTTATGGAGTTGGGAAAACAGGAAAGCAAAATGCTTCTCCTGTTGATCTCAAGGAGTCTCTTGGAGTTCTTGCTAAACTTCGTGAAGCACCATGGTATAATAATGAAACTAAAGAGCGTCCAAGATCATTGTATGAAGCAAAAGATGGATCTTGGCATACAATTCGAAAAGATGCTCCACGGTTTTCTTGTGATGGACAGGAGATCAATCATTTGTCTTTTGAATCACGAGATACCATTAAGTCCACCCCAAAGCTAACAGAGCTCCCAAGACTTTCACTGGATAGTAGAGTAATTTCAATGCGTGGATCCAACACTGATTCAAGATCAAATTACCTTTCAAAAGATATTCAAAGTAGCAGCAACTCGAATGAAGAGATCTTTAATCTACAGCAATCATGTGAAACTCAGAAACGTCCTCCTAGCGTGGTAGCCAAGCTGATGGGCTTGGAAGAATTGCCAGATTCTGCTTACAACAGCTATAGTCAGCCGGGTTTGATCCAGAACTTGCCCGTGGAACATGATAATTCCTTCTCAAGatcattgaaaataaatgatCTAAACAGACCAATACGAATTCCGAAGTCCCCCAGAAACTCAATAAAAGATCCTGTATCACCACGGTGGAAAAATCCTGATTTGGTCATGAAACCCATTTCAAGGCAGCCAATTGAACCAGCACCATGGAAGCAGCTGAATGGAAGTCGAAGTTCTCAGGAACAACCTTTCAAGCCCGCAAAACTTTCTGGGAAGACATCAAATTCAATCACTTCAGTTTTCTGTGATATTGAGATGAGATTGAAGGATCTTGAGTTCAATCAATCTGGAAAGGATCTCAGAGCTCTTAAACAGATTCTGGAAGCAATGCAGGCTAAGGGGCTCTTGGAGACTAGTAAAGAAGAGCAGGCTTCGAATTTTGTACCCCAAAGAGTTCAGGAACCAAAATGTAGCAGTCCTGGTCAAAAGCCAAGGTTGCTAAACCAACAGAACAATCATGTTGGTGTTCCCACAAATAAAAGTTCTGATACTTTGAGGTCTTGTGAATCCCCAATCGTGATCATGAAACCTGCCAAACTAGTTGAGAAATCTGGTATTCCTGCTTCCTCAGTAATTACAACAGCTGGGCTTCATAAAATTCCAACCAGTGGATATGCAGACAGTAAGAAGGGATCCATTAATAGCCGAACAACTAAAGATCAATCTCCAAGAAACAGCAAGAGAGATTCTTCTGCCAGCTCCAGTGATAAGAGAACTGCTGTCAAGAATACAAAATCAACTCAATCCTCAACAAGATCCCAACAAGGGCCAAAAGAAAGCTACACGGATTCCGTAAAGAGTTCAGGATCTGTGAGCCTGAGACTCCAACAGAAGAAACTTGACCTAGAGAAGCTATCTTGTCCACCTACCCCTCCATCTGATACTGGCAAACCAAGAAGACAATCCAACAGGCAGCCAACAGAAATAGGTTCCCCTGGTGGAAAACACAGGGTAAAATATCCCAAATTTGCAGAGAGTGATGACCAATTTAGTCAGATAAGTGATGAATCAAGAACCTCGAGTCACCAAGGAGATGACACATCTTTGCAATCTGATGGTACTGTTTTTGACTTAAAGAAGGGTATTGAAGTCACCAGCACCCAACTATTTACTGAGAACTATGGTGACCTGAGTCCTACCCTAAATGCTACCAGAAGCTTAGTTTCTGGCTCACTACAGAAA AAATCAACATCGATGTTTGAAGAAGACAGGACATCACGGGAACTTCTTGTTGCACCAGAGCATCCTAGTCCTGTCTCTGTACTTGATGCATTGGTATATAGAGATGATGCATTATCTCCTGTAAAGCAGATACCAAATATGCTCAAAG GGGAAGGCGCTAAAGATTCCCATGACCAACAGAGTGAAGATCAGTGGAACCTTGCAGATAACTTGTCTAACAGCGTGACCTCTGTCCTCTCTATAGAGATCAATCCCAGGAAATTacaaaacattgaaaatttGGTACAAAAGCTTAGACGATTAAACTCCACTCACAATGAAGCGAGCACAGATTACATAGCATCGCTTTGTGAGAACCCAAATCCAGACCACAGATACATTTCAGAGATTTTGTTAGCTTCTGGTCTTCTACTCAGAGACGTTGGCTCTGGCCTGACAACATTTCAACTCCACCCATCAGGTTACCCCATTAACCCAGAGTTATTCATGGTATTGGAGCAAACCAAGGCCAGCAATTCAGTTTCAAAAGAAGAATGTAGACCTGGAAAGTCTTTCCATTCAAAACCAAACCTGGAGAAGTTTCATAGGAAGCTCATATTTGATGCTGTTAATGAAATTCTTGTCAAAAAGTTGGCTTCAGTGGGGCCCTCTCCTGAGCCTTGGTTGAAGTCTGATAAGCTGGCAAAGAAGGCGCTCAGTGCTCAAAAGCTTCTGAAAGAATTATGTTCGGATATGGAACAACTTCAAATCAAGAAATCAGAATGCAGCTTAGAGGATGAGGAGGATGGTTTGAAAAGCTTTTTATGGGATGATGTGATGCATCGGTCAGAGAGCTGGATAGATTTTCACAGTGAGATTTCTGGCATAGTGTTAGATGTTGAGCGTTTGGTCTTCAAGGACTTAGTTAATGAGATTGTGATTAGTGAGGCAGCTGGTTTACGCACCAAACCACGTAGGTGTCGGCAGCTGTTTGGGAAGTAG